A single region of the Salvelinus sp. IW2-2015 linkage group LG20, ASM291031v2, whole genome shotgun sequence genome encodes:
- the LOC111981875 gene encoding glutaryl-CoA dehydrogenase, mitochondrial, translated as MALRSAVCRLLVNPQRCAIISASRSQGSAAPAQKDAEKASEKKAKAPKVQFNWRDGLELEGQLTEDEIMIRDSFRDYCQDKLMPRILMANRNEVFHRDIVSEMGELGVLGPTIKGYGCAGTSYVAYGLIAREVERVDSGYRSVMSVQSSLVMHPIYAYGTEEQKEKWLPRLARGEILGCFGLTEPNHGSDPGGMETRAKFNPSSRTFTLTGSKTWITNSPVADIAVVWAKCDDGKVRGFILERGMKGFTTPKIEGKFSLRASATGMIIMDEVEVPEENLLPKVSGLGGPFGCLNNARYGIAWGSXGAAEFCFHAARQYTLDRIQFGVPLARNQLMQKKMADMLTEITIGLQACLQLGRLIDAKKAAPEMISMLKRNSCGKSLDIARQARDMLGGNGISDEYHIIRHVMNLEAVNTYEGTHDIHALILGKAITGLQSFTVNN; from the exons ATGGCACTGAGAAGCGCTGTGTGCCGTCTGCTGGTCAACCCCCAGAGATGTGCCATCATTTCAGCATCAAGATCACAGGGATCAGCAGCGCCTGCACAAAAGG ATGCAGAGAAAGCTAGTGAGAAGAAGGCTAAAGCAC CCAAGGTTCAGTTTAACTGGCGGGATGGCCTGGAGCTGGAGGGTCAGCTGACTGAAGACGAGATCATGATCCGAGACTCGTTCCGTGATTACTGTCAGGACAAACTCATGCCCCGCATTCTGATGGCCAACAGAAACGAAG TGTTCCATCGAGACATTGTGTCAGAGATGGGGGAGCTGGGTGTCCTGGGCCCAACCATTAAAG GCTATGGCTGTGCTGGGACGAGTTATGTGGCCTACGGTTTGATTGCGAGGGAAGTGGAGAGGGTGGACAGCGGCTACCGCTCTGTCATGAGTGTGCAGTCCTCCTTGGTCATGCACCCTATCTACGCGTACGGTACCGAAGAGCAGAAGGAGAAGTGGCTGCCCAGGCTGG CTCGTGGAGAGATCCTGGGCTGTTTTGGGTTGACTGAGCCCAACCACGGCAGTGACCCCGGTGGCATGGAGACCCGGGCTAAGTTCAACCCCTCCAGCCGCACCTTCACTCTCACTGGCTCCAAGACCTG GATCACCAACTCCCCTGTGGCGGACATCGCTGTGGTCTGGGCCAAGTGTGACGATGGGAAGGTGCGTGGCTTCATCCTGGAGCGCGGTATGAAGGGCTTCACCACACCCAAGATCGAAGGCAAGTTCTCCCTGAGGGCGTCTGCCACTGGCATGATCATCATGGACGAGGTGGAGGTTCCTGAGGAGAACCTGCTGCCCAAAGTCTCTGGCCTGGGG GGTCCCTTTGGTTGCCTGAACAATGCCCGGTATGGCATCGCCTGGGGTTCARTAGGTGCTGCAGAGTTCTGCTTCCACGCAGCTCGTCAGTACACACTAGACAG AATCCAGTTTGGAGTACCCCTGGCCAGAAACCAACTGATGCAGAAAAAGATGGCCGACATGTTGACAGAAATCACCATTGGCCTGCAGGCCTGTCTACAGCTGGGGAGACTCATCGACGCCAAAAA ggCAGCCCCTGAGATGATCTCTATGCTAAAGAGGAACAGCTGTGGGAAGTCCTTGGACATCGCCCGGCAGGCCAGAGACATGCTGGGAGGAAACGGCATCTCTGACGAGTACCACATCATCCGCCATGTTATGAACCTGGAGGCCGTCAACACATACGAAG GTACCCATGACATCCATGCCCTGATTCTGGGCAAAGCCATCACTGGACTGCAGTCTTTCACTGTTAATAACTAA
- the LOC111981876 gene encoding synaptonemal complex central element protein 2: protein MSQLFFGKPAPTFQSTPKPGHHHPSSPKDPEQGHGPDQDIPDETFPFVTLDESHRQQSEDSGIDISNISNRRNVHNSTSSELPGEETTTXLSSTIEEIGKKAQDLIERINQSRAMDQEIMTTFENKLMNKVSEVCQQVKEQMFSSYEEHGRGMEANLQELSEVLERSSQLSMELQGASRTLSAINNSLQQTAEN from the exons ATGTCCCAGCTCTTCTTTGGAAAGCCAGCCCCTACCTTTCAGTCTACACCAAAACCTGGTCATCATCATCCCTCATCACCCAAG GACCCTGAACAAGGACATGGGCCAGACCAGGACATCCCTGATGAGACATTTCCGTTTGTGACACTGGACGAAAGCCATCGACAGCAAAG tgAGGACTCCGGCATCGACATTTCAAACATCTCCAATAGACGTAACGTACACAATAGTACTTCCAGCGAGCTCCCAGGTGAGGAGACTACGACTGRTCTCAGTTCAACGATAGAGGAGATAGGGAAGAAGGCCCAGGATCTGATAGAGAGAATAAACCAGAGCCGAGCCATGGACCAGGAAATCATGACCACCTTTGAGAACAAGTTAATGAATAAG GTGAGTGAGGTGTGCCAGCAGGTGAAGGAGCAGATGTTCAGCAGCTATGAGGAGCATGGCCGTGGGATGGAGGCCAATTTACAGGAGCTGTCTGAGGTGCTGGAGAGGAGCAGTCAGCTCAGTATGGAGCTGCAGGGAGCCAGTCGGACCTTATCAGCCATCAACAACAGCCTGCAGCAGACGGCTGAGAACTGA